One Cellulosimicrobium protaetiae genomic region harbors:
- a CDS encoding acyltransferase family protein, producing MKPPPAGRFLPIDAMRGAASVSVLLFHLFRSPPQADVLAATFPAFWVTVSDLARSGVAVFFVISGFVIAYTTRDLGTRARDGARFALRRQVRLDPPYYVMIAVVVALSGLERLVPGLETRSFSAGDVLLNMVYLQDIVGAEPVLAVAWTLCLEVQFYLVVVLLVWITGRVLPGPARTAARGLAVSVAAIALGVVSLALPFLGTDGGPWFIGTWWMFCYGAVVAWFMIGRLPFAVVVAASAVVGLWCLAVTLWAPVADPWGSHWFAWLTGVTILALLVTRTMSWRPPRAVLYLGTLSYSLYLVHLPVVDTVMAGAYKVTGESAAGALAAYVVAGAVAFGAAAILHRWVETPAMHWATRLKDVDRHTLRAALVRTRRRGPTDSPAPEPAVVRDDDG from the coding sequence ATGAAGCCACCACCCGCCGGCCGGTTCCTGCCCATCGACGCGATGCGCGGGGCCGCATCCGTCTCGGTGCTCCTCTTCCACCTGTTCCGCAGCCCGCCGCAGGCCGACGTCCTCGCGGCCACCTTCCCCGCGTTCTGGGTCACGGTGTCGGACCTGGCGCGGAGCGGCGTCGCGGTGTTCTTCGTGATCTCGGGGTTCGTCATCGCGTACACGACGCGCGACCTCGGTACCCGGGCGCGCGACGGCGCGCGGTTCGCCCTCCGCCGACAGGTGCGGCTCGACCCCCCGTACTACGTGATGATCGCCGTCGTCGTCGCGCTCTCGGGCCTGGAACGACTCGTGCCCGGGCTCGAGACCCGGTCGTTCTCGGCGGGCGACGTCCTGCTCAACATGGTCTACCTCCAGGACATCGTCGGCGCCGAGCCCGTCCTCGCCGTCGCCTGGACGCTCTGCCTGGAGGTCCAGTTCTACCTCGTCGTCGTCCTCCTCGTCTGGATCACCGGACGCGTGCTCCCGGGCCCGGCACGCACCGCGGCACGTGGGCTCGCGGTCAGCGTCGCGGCGATCGCCCTCGGCGTCGTGTCCCTGGCGCTCCCCTTCCTCGGGACCGACGGCGGGCCCTGGTTCATCGGGACGTGGTGGATGTTCTGCTACGGCGCCGTCGTCGCCTGGTTCATGATCGGCAGGCTCCCGTTCGCCGTCGTGGTCGCCGCGTCCGCGGTCGTCGGCCTCTGGTGCCTCGCGGTGACGCTCTGGGCCCCGGTGGCCGACCCCTGGGGCAGCCACTGGTTCGCGTGGCTCACCGGCGTGACGATCCTCGCGCTCCTCGTCACCCGCACGATGTCGTGGCGACCGCCGCGCGCGGTGCTCTACCTCGGGACGCTCTCCTACTCGCTCTACCTCGTGCACCTCCCGGTCGTCGACACGGTGATGGCCGGTGCCTACAAGGTCACGGGAGAGTCGGCGGCGGGGGCGCTCGCGGCCTACGTCGTCGCCGGCGCGGTGGCGTTCGGGGCCGCGGCGATCCTCCACCGCTGGGTCGAGACACCGGCGATGCACTGGGCGACCCGGCTCAAGGACGTGGACCGGCACACCCTGCGGGCGGCGCTCGTGCGGACCAGGCGGCGCGGGCCCACCGACTCCCCCGCCCCGGAACCCGCGGTCGTGAGGGACGACGATGGGTGA
- a CDS encoding PLD nuclease N-terminal domain-containing protein → MGTKRRWKDLTRGQKIAVGVVGAAQVTLTAAAYRDLLRRPAEQVNGTKLAWGLALLVNWVGPIAYFLDGRKF, encoded by the coding sequence ATGGGGACCAAGCGCCGCTGGAAGGACCTGACCAGGGGTCAGAAGATCGCCGTCGGGGTCGTGGGCGCGGCACAGGTCACGCTCACCGCCGCGGCCTACCGCGACCTGCTGCGCCGCCCGGCGGAGCAGGTGAACGGCACCAAGCTCGCGTGGGGCCTCGCGCTGCTCGTCAACTGGGTCGGCCCCATCGCCTACTTCCTCGACGGCCGCAAGTTCTGA
- the mfd gene encoding transcription-repair coupling factor: protein MNLTGILPALLADPAASAAVEHVRARGEADVVGPAGARPPLLAAMTGARATGPVPDGDGTAGGDTAPSGTAWAAGSRPLVVVTATGRDADELAASVRAYLPDELADVVAVLPSWETLPHERLSPRADTVAKRIAVFRRLAHPDAEVGLSGPVRVLVMPVRALLQPVVDGLGELEPVELHAGSTADLTDVAERLVAAAYTRVDMVERRGEFAVRGGILDVFPPTEDHPLRVEFWGDEVSEIRWFAVADQRSLEIAEHGLWAPPCREILLTESVRARAAALVEDLPGATEMLDKLAAGVAVEGMESLAPVLVDRMVPVLELVPDDALLVVDDAERVRRRAHDLVATTEEFLAAAWTGAVAGGKAPVDLSAASFETFAEVRAVAQRRGLGWWTLSSFALDNPDLDVPTEVAPDGGARAAAGAGAPTGTTAAHVGETADGIPTFTIGARDVESYRGDVSRALDDVRGLQHAGWRLVLTTEGHGPAKRMVEQLGAVDTPARLVPRLDDEPEGGIVLVTPAMVGKGFVAPELRLAVFSESDLTGRAGTSTRDMRKMPSRRRNVVDPLQLKAGDFVVHEQHGVGRFVELVQRTLGTGGNAATREYLVIEYASSKRGQPGDRLFVPMDQLDQVTKYTGGESPSLNKMGGADWSKTKSRARKHVKEIAGELIRLYSARMATQGHAFGADTPWQRELEDAFAYVETPDQLATIDEVKADMEKTVPMDRLVCGDVGYGKTEIAIRAAFKAVQDGKQVAVLVPTTLLVQQHLETFSERYAGFPVTVKALSRFQTAKESEETIEGLRQGKVDVVIGTHRLITGSIRFKDLGLVIIDEEQRFGVEHKETLKQLRTNVDVLAMSATPIPRTLEMAVTGIREMSTLATPPEERHPVLTYVGAYEEKQIAAALRRELLREGQVFYVHNKVETIDRTAQRLRELVPEARVGVAHGKMNENQLDQVIRAFWEKELDVLVCTTIIETGLDISNANTLILERADMLGLSQLHQLRGRVGRGRERAYAYFLYPPERPLTETAHDRLATIAAHTDLGAGMQVAMKDLEIRGAGNLLGGEQSGHIAGVGFDLYVRMVGEAVANFRGDGPEEQPEISIELPVDAHLPESYIATERLRLEAYKKIAAATDAPELAEVRAELVDRYGALPDVASALFDVADFRNHARRAGLTDVTAQGKFIRFAPVDLAESAQLRLKRLYPGTLLKPAIRAFLVPYPTTARIGGRPLRGAEVLTWARQLIDAVVLGEVSAAATVGTSPTTR, encoded by the coding sequence ATGAACCTCACCGGCATCCTGCCCGCGCTGCTCGCCGACCCCGCCGCGTCGGCGGCGGTCGAGCACGTGCGCGCCCGCGGCGAGGCGGACGTGGTCGGCCCGGCAGGGGCTCGCCCGCCGCTGCTCGCGGCGATGACCGGCGCCCGCGCGACCGGCCCCGTGCCCGACGGCGACGGTACCGCCGGCGGTGACACCGCGCCGTCGGGCACGGCGTGGGCGGCGGGCTCGCGCCCGCTCGTCGTGGTGACCGCGACCGGGCGGGACGCCGACGAGCTCGCGGCGAGCGTGCGCGCGTACCTGCCGGACGAGCTGGCGGACGTGGTCGCCGTCCTGCCGAGCTGGGAGACGCTGCCGCACGAGCGGCTGAGCCCGCGCGCGGACACCGTCGCCAAGCGCATCGCGGTGTTCCGCCGCCTCGCGCACCCGGACGCGGAGGTGGGGCTGTCGGGCCCCGTGCGCGTGCTCGTCATGCCCGTGCGCGCGCTCCTGCAGCCGGTCGTGGACGGGCTGGGCGAGCTCGAGCCGGTCGAGCTGCACGCCGGGTCGACGGCAGACCTCACCGACGTCGCGGAGCGCCTCGTCGCGGCGGCCTACACGCGCGTGGACATGGTCGAGCGTCGCGGCGAGTTCGCGGTGCGCGGCGGCATCCTCGACGTGTTCCCGCCGACCGAGGACCACCCGTTGCGCGTCGAGTTCTGGGGCGACGAGGTGTCGGAGATCCGCTGGTTCGCGGTCGCGGACCAGCGCAGCCTGGAGATCGCCGAGCACGGTCTGTGGGCGCCGCCGTGCCGCGAGATCCTGCTCACCGAGTCGGTGCGGGCACGGGCCGCGGCGCTCGTCGAGGACCTGCCGGGGGCCACGGAGATGCTGGACAAGCTCGCGGCGGGCGTCGCGGTGGAGGGCATGGAGTCGCTCGCGCCGGTCCTCGTGGACCGCATGGTGCCGGTGCTCGAGCTCGTCCCCGACGACGCGCTCCTGGTCGTGGACGACGCCGAGCGCGTGCGCCGCCGTGCCCACGACCTGGTCGCGACGACGGAGGAGTTCCTCGCCGCCGCGTGGACCGGCGCGGTGGCGGGCGGCAAGGCGCCGGTCGACCTGTCCGCGGCGTCGTTCGAGACGTTCGCCGAGGTGCGCGCGGTCGCGCAGCGCCGTGGGCTGGGCTGGTGGACGCTGTCGTCGTTCGCGCTCGACAACCCGGACCTCGACGTGCCGACCGAGGTGGCCCCCGACGGAGGTGCGCGGGCCGCGGCCGGCGCGGGCGCGCCGACGGGCACGACGGCCGCGCACGTGGGGGAGACCGCCGACGGCATCCCGACCTTCACGATCGGCGCGCGCGACGTCGAGTCCTACCGCGGCGACGTGTCACGGGCCCTCGACGACGTGCGCGGGCTCCAGCACGCAGGCTGGCGCCTCGTGCTCACGACCGAGGGGCACGGGCCCGCCAAGCGCATGGTCGAGCAGCTCGGCGCCGTCGACACGCCCGCGCGCCTCGTGCCGCGGCTCGACGACGAGCCCGAGGGGGGCATCGTCCTCGTCACGCCGGCGATGGTCGGCAAGGGATTCGTCGCACCCGAGCTGCGCCTCGCCGTCTTCTCCGAGTCCGACCTGACCGGCCGCGCGGGGACGAGCACGCGCGACATGCGCAAGATGCCGAGCCGGCGGCGCAACGTCGTCGACCCCTTGCAGCTCAAGGCGGGCGACTTCGTCGTGCACGAGCAGCACGGCGTGGGGCGGTTCGTCGAGCTCGTGCAGCGCACGCTCGGGACGGGCGGTAACGCCGCGACGCGCGAGTACCTCGTCATCGAGTACGCGTCGTCGAAGCGGGGCCAGCCCGGGGACCGGCTGTTCGTCCCGATGGACCAGCTCGACCAGGTCACCAAGTACACGGGCGGCGAGTCGCCGAGCCTCAACAAGATGGGCGGCGCGGACTGGTCGAAGACGAAGTCCCGGGCGCGCAAGCACGTCAAGGAGATCGCGGGCGAGCTCATCCGCCTGTACTCGGCGCGCATGGCGACGCAGGGCCACGCGTTCGGCGCCGACACGCCGTGGCAGCGCGAGCTCGAGGACGCGTTCGCGTACGTCGAGACGCCGGACCAGCTCGCGACGATCGACGAGGTCAAGGCGGACATGGAGAAGACGGTCCCCATGGACCGGCTCGTGTGCGGCGACGTCGGCTACGGCAAGACGGAGATCGCGATCCGCGCGGCGTTCAAGGCGGTCCAGGACGGCAAGCAGGTTGCGGTGCTCGTGCCGACGACGCTCCTGGTCCAGCAGCACCTCGAGACGTTCTCCGAGCGGTACGCGGGCTTCCCCGTCACCGTGAAGGCGCTCTCGCGCTTCCAGACGGCCAAGGAGTCCGAGGAGACGATCGAGGGGCTGCGGCAGGGGAAGGTCGACGTCGTCATCGGCACGCACCGGCTCATCACGGGCAGCATCCGGTTCAAGGACCTCGGGCTCGTCATCATCGACGAGGAGCAGCGGTTCGGCGTCGAGCACAAGGAGACGCTCAAGCAGCTCCGCACCAACGTGGACGTCCTCGCGATGTCCGCGACCCCGATCCCGCGCACGCTCGAGATGGCGGTCACGGGCATCCGCGAGATGTCGACGCTCGCGACCCCGCCCGAGGAGCGCCACCCCGTCCTCACGTACGTGGGCGCGTACGAGGAGAAGCAGATCGCGGCGGCGCTGCGGCGCGAGCTGCTGCGCGAGGGCCAGGTGTTCTACGTGCACAACAAGGTCGAGACGATCGACCGGACGGCCCAGCGGCTGCGCGAGCTCGTGCCCGAGGCCCGGGTGGGCGTGGCGCACGGCAAGATGAACGAGAACCAGCTCGACCAGGTGATCCGGGCGTTCTGGGAGAAGGAGCTCGACGTCCTCGTCTGCACGACGATCATCGAGACCGGCCTCGACATCTCCAACGCGAACACGCTCATCCTGGAGCGGGCCGACATGCTCGGCCTGTCGCAGCTCCACCAGCTCCGGGGGCGGGTGGGGCGCGGCCGCGAGCGCGCGTACGCATACTTCCTCTACCCGCCGGAGCGGCCGCTCACCGAGACGGCGCACGACCGCCTCGCGACCATCGCGGCCCACACCGACCTCGGCGCGGGCATGCAGGTCGCGATGAAGGACCTCGAGATCCGCGGCGCGGGCAACCTGCTCGGCGGTGAGCAGTCGGGGCACATCGCGGGCGTCGGGTTCGACCTGTACGTGCGCATGGTCGGCGAGGCGGTCGCGAACTTCCGGGGCGACGGTCCCGAGGAGCAGCCCGAGATCTCCATCGAGCTCCCGGTCGACGCGCACCTGCCCGAGTCGTACATCGCGACCGAGCGCCTGCGCCTCGAGGCGTACAAGAAGATCGCCGCCGCCACGGACGCGCCGGAGCTCGCCGAGGTGCGGGCCGAGCTCGTCGACCGGTACGGCGCGCTGCCCGACGTCGCGTCCGCGCTGTTCGACGTCGCGGACTTCCGCAACCACGCGCGCCGCGCGGGGCTCACGGACGTCACCGCGCAGGGCAAGTTCATCCGGTTCGCGCCGGTGGACCTCGCCGAGTCGGCACAGCTCCGGCTCAAGCGCCTGTACCCCGGCACGCTGCTCAAGCCGGCGATCCGCGCGTTCCTCGTCCCGTACCCGACGACGGCACGCATCGGCGGCCGCCCGCTCCGCGGCGCCGAGGTCCTCACGTGGGCGCGCCAGCTCATCGACGCCGTGGTCCTCGGCGAGGTGAGCGCGGCGGCGACGGTAGGGACGTCACCAACCACCCGCTGA
- a CDS encoding phosphatase PAP2 family protein — protein sequence MGERPRAAATLILLLVLAFVALWAASHLTAAGQQADAGVFRTVAPLHDVGLGTAGALRRGLPVVCAGVVAVLGVVAIVRRAWRDLVAALLVVLGTVGIALGLRAVLVRPDLGGFGYAHQTFPSGHVAVVGGLCVAIWLLWPWPASRSLAGWVGLGATAVAAFASVVTYAHRPSDVVGSLLVAAAVAIAVAWLLDVPRAVSPGDGSPSTPPDDDPVPVAGQPPDDDVAPPAPPAAPRPA from the coding sequence ATGGGTGAGCGTCCTCGGGCCGCCGCCACCCTGATCCTCCTGCTCGTCCTCGCGTTCGTCGCGCTCTGGGCGGCGTCCCACCTCACCGCCGCGGGCCAGCAGGCCGACGCGGGCGTGTTCCGGACCGTCGCCCCGCTCCACGACGTCGGCCTCGGGACCGCCGGTGCCCTGCGCCGGGGGCTTCCCGTCGTGTGCGCGGGCGTCGTCGCGGTGCTCGGCGTGGTCGCGATCGTGCGCCGCGCGTGGCGCGACCTCGTCGCGGCCCTCCTCGTGGTGCTCGGGACCGTCGGGATCGCCCTCGGCCTGCGCGCGGTCCTCGTGCGCCCCGACCTCGGCGGGTTCGGCTACGCCCACCAGACGTTCCCGAGCGGGCACGTCGCGGTGGTCGGCGGGCTGTGCGTCGCGATCTGGCTCCTGTGGCCGTGGCCCGCCTCCCGGTCCCTCGCCGGCTGGGTCGGGCTCGGCGCCACCGCGGTCGCGGCGTTCGCGTCCGTCGTGACGTACGCGCACCGGCCGAGCGACGTGGTCGGCTCCCTGCTGGTCGCCGCGGCGGTCGCGATCGCCGTGGCGTGGCTGCTCGACGTCCCCCGGGCCGTCTCCCCCGGCGACGGCAGCCCGTCCACCCCGCCTGACGACGACCCGGTGCCCGTCGCGGGTCAGCCTCCCGACGACGACGTAGCCCCGCCCGCCCCGCCGGCCGCGCCGAGGCCCGCGTAG
- a CDS encoding carbohydrate-binding module family 20 domain-containing protein, with the protein MTRTTDPAGPPAPTPTPVAGRSPRRTSRRTNRGDGRLRRLAAATASAALALGAVLAATAPVAAPAAAAPPVPTPVVDSPNGRGDVILNLFQWTWDSVAAECTSTIGPAGFGYVQVSPPQETIQGTAWWTSYQPVSYRIDSKLGTRAEFENMVDTCRAAGVGVVADAVLNHMAGADQGGGTGVAGSSYGVESYPGLYGPNDFNDCRSNISNYGDRYQVQNCRLVSLQDLRTGSEYVRGTIAGYLNDLLSLGVAGFRIDAAKHIPAADLAAIKGKLTNPNVFWVHEVIGAHGEPIQPTEYLGSGDSHEFHYGRDLKSRFDGQIKDLRTIGDGKLPSDRAGVFVDNHDTERNGETMSYKWGAKYKLANAFMLSWPYGAPSVYSGYTWTDKDAGAPGASATAVPDASCASSAWVCTQRWTEIAGMVGFHNAVAGTAVTNWWDDGNNHVAYGRGSKGYVTLNNTANAVTRTYQTSLPAGTYCDVVASKDCSKTVTVSGSGTFTATVPAYGALALHVEAADDGGTGGPGPVDPSGTTTVFYATGGWNAYNVHYRVGTGAWTAVPGAAMTAACTGWVSKEIALPDGATGPAATITAAFTNGSGSWDNNGGKDYSLSGAAVAVSGGTVTAGDPCDDDGEGPGPVDGQGDASFAVTATTTWGQGVLVVGSIPALGSWAPANGVALSAGTYPVWTATLDLPAGTSFAYKYVKRDGGGNIVWESGSNRTATVGQDGTVTLSDTWRS; encoded by the coding sequence ATGACGCGCACCACTGATCCCGCCGGTCCGCCGGCACCCACCCCGACGCCCGTCGCCGGTCGCAGTCCCCGGCGAACGTCCAGGCGCACGAACCGCGGGGACGGTCGCCTGCGGCGTCTCGCCGCGGCCACGGCGTCGGCCGCCCTCGCGCTCGGGGCGGTGCTCGCCGCCACGGCCCCGGTCGCCGCACCCGCCGCGGCGGCGCCGCCCGTGCCCACGCCCGTCGTCGACTCCCCGAACGGCCGGGGCGACGTGATCCTCAACCTCTTCCAGTGGACGTGGGACTCCGTGGCCGCCGAGTGCACCAGCACCATCGGGCCGGCCGGGTTCGGCTACGTCCAGGTCTCCCCGCCGCAGGAGACGATCCAGGGCACGGCCTGGTGGACGTCGTACCAGCCCGTGAGCTACCGGATCGACTCGAAGCTCGGCACCCGGGCGGAGTTCGAGAACATGGTCGACACGTGCCGTGCGGCCGGCGTCGGCGTCGTCGCGGACGCGGTCCTCAACCACATGGCGGGGGCGGACCAGGGCGGCGGGACGGGGGTCGCGGGCTCGTCGTACGGCGTCGAGAGCTACCCCGGCCTCTACGGCCCGAACGACTTCAACGACTGCCGGTCGAACATCAGCAACTACGGCGACCGGTACCAGGTGCAGAACTGCCGCCTGGTCTCGCTCCAGGACCTGCGGACGGGCTCGGAGTACGTCCGCGGCACGATCGCGGGCTACCTCAACGACCTGCTCTCCCTCGGCGTCGCCGGGTTCCGCATCGACGCCGCGAAGCACATCCCGGCCGCCGACCTCGCGGCGATCAAGGGGAAGCTCACGAACCCGAACGTCTTCTGGGTGCACGAGGTCATCGGCGCGCACGGGGAGCCGATCCAGCCCACGGAGTACCTCGGCTCGGGCGACTCGCACGAGTTCCACTACGGGCGCGACCTCAAGTCCCGGTTCGACGGCCAGATCAAGGACCTGCGCACCATCGGGGACGGCAAGCTGCCGTCGGACCGGGCGGGCGTGTTCGTCGACAACCACGACACCGAGCGCAACGGCGAGACCATGAGCTACAAGTGGGGCGCCAAGTACAAGCTCGCCAACGCGTTCATGCTCTCGTGGCCGTACGGCGCGCCGAGCGTCTACTCGGGCTACACGTGGACCGACAAGGACGCGGGCGCACCCGGGGCCTCCGCGACGGCGGTCCCCGACGCGAGCTGCGCGAGCAGCGCGTGGGTCTGCACGCAGCGCTGGACCGAGATCGCGGGCATGGTCGGCTTCCACAACGCCGTCGCCGGGACCGCGGTCACGAACTGGTGGGACGACGGGAACAACCACGTCGCGTACGGCCGCGGTAGCAAGGGGTACGTGACGCTCAACAACACCGCGAACGCCGTCACCCGCACCTACCAGACGTCGCTCCCCGCCGGGACGTACTGCGACGTCGTCGCCTCGAAGGACTGCTCGAAGACGGTCACCGTCTCGGGGTCCGGCACCTTCACCGCGACGGTCCCGGCGTACGGGGCGCTCGCGCTGCACGTCGAGGCCGCGGACGACGGCGGCACCGGCGGCCCCGGACCCGTCGACCCGTCAGGGACGACGACCGTCTTCTACGCGACGGGCGGCTGGAACGCGTACAACGTCCACTACCGCGTCGGCACGGGTGCCTGGACCGCCGTGCCCGGCGCCGCGATGACCGCCGCCTGCACGGGCTGGGTCTCGAAGGAGATCGCCCTGCCGGACGGGGCGACGGGACCGGCCGCGACCATCACGGCGGCGTTCACGAACGGCTCCGGCTCGTGGGACAACAACGGCGGAAAGGACTACTCGCTGAGCGGCGCCGCCGTCGCGGTCTCGGGTGGGACGGTTACGGCCGGGGACCCGTGCGACGACGACGGCGAGGGGCCCGGACCGGTCGACGGCCAGGGCGACGCGTCGTTCGCCGTGACCGCGACGACGACCTGGGGGCAGGGCGTGCTCGTCGTCGGGAGCATCCCCGCGCTCGGGTCGTGGGCGCCCGCGAACGGCGTCGCGCTCTCCGCGGGGACCTACCCCGTCTGGACCGCGACCCTCGACCTCCCGGCCGGGACGTCGTTCGCGTACAAGTACGTCAAGCGCGACGGCGGCGGCAACATCGTCTGGGAGAGCGGGAGCAACCGCACCGCAACCGTCGGTCAGGACGGCACGGTGACCTTGTCGGACACCTGGCGGTCGTAG